In Armatimonadota bacterium, a single genomic region encodes these proteins:
- a CDS encoding glycosyltransferase family 4 protein yields the protein MSVRNGNRIKVLMVEPRGVRGINHYTYLLCNSLSDYADVTMATKPNFETADKERLFNVETMFTRTRNYPIEALKLLSYIRKNRPDIVHYQMYFYWPFDLVFFRLLAKSTAKVIVTAHDVLPHNAKPFHKYIMKALYKPLSHVIAHDDYCKRLLKDLLCIPEKKISVVPMGNFSVFHDNVKSLEDARRSLGIPLDAKVVLYFGVITERKGVPHLIQAFPQVLKNIPNAYLIIAGLPHKINWDDYVSLIESTGISNKTLTMPKHIPMEEVKQLFLSADVVCLPYLGVYQSGVLQVAYTFGKPVVATTVGGLPDVIEEGKSGFLVPPGDPKAIADALVRILRDSELQAKMSAYIDYLNETTYSWTNIAAKTYETYLKVLGCPLPGKGVAE from the coding sequence ATGAGCGTTAGAAATGGCAATCGCATAAAAGTTTTAATGGTAGAACCAAGGGGCGTTCGAGGCATCAACCATTATACGTACTTGCTATGCAATTCATTATCTGATTATGCAGATGTCACTATGGCGACAAAGCCGAACTTTGAAACGGCGGATAAAGAACGGCTTTTTAACGTAGAAACAATGTTTACGCGTACACGCAATTACCCTATCGAAGCACTCAAACTCTTGAGCTATATCCGCAAGAACCGTCCTGATATTGTGCACTATCAGATGTATTTCTATTGGCCATTTGATTTAGTTTTCTTCAGGCTTCTTGCAAAGTCTACCGCGAAAGTAATTGTAACAGCCCACGATGTTCTTCCACATAATGCTAAACCGTTCCATAAATATATAATGAAAGCACTTTACAAACCTCTAAGCCACGTAATCGCACACGATGACTACTGCAAACGGCTTCTAAAAGACCTGCTTTGCATTCCCGAAAAAAAGATATCCGTTGTACCAATGGGCAATTTTTCAGTTTTTCATGACAATGTAAAAAGTTTAGAAGATGCAAGAAGAAGTCTCGGCATACCATTGGATGCAAAAGTTGTTCTGTATTTCGGCGTCATCACAGAACGCAAAGGAGTCCCTCACCTGATTCAAGCATTCCCTCAGGTTTTAAAAAATATTCCCAATGCTTATCTCATAATCGCAGGGCTCCCACATAAGATTAATTGGGACGATTATGTGTCCTTAATAGAAAGCACAGGAATCTCAAACAAAACGCTAACTATGCCAAAACATATTCCAATGGAGGAGGTAAAGCAATTATTCTTATCTGCTGACGTCGTGTGCTTGCCTTATCTAGGCGTATATCAAAGTGGCGTGCTTCAAGTCGCTTATACATTCGGAAAACCTGTTGTTGCAACAACTGTTGGTGGTTTGCCGGATGTTATAGAGGAAGGAAAATCAGGCTTTCTAGTACCGCCTGGCGACCCAAAGGCAATTGCTGATGCGCTAGTTCGAATACTTCGGGACAGCGAGCTGCAAGCCAAGATGTCGGCGTACATAGACTATCTCAACGAGACAACTTACTCCTGGACGAATATCGCAGCAAAAACTTACGAGACTTACCTCAAAGTTCTCGGGTGTCCACTTCCAGGTAAAGGAGTGGCAGAATGA
- a CDS encoding glycosyltransferase family 4 protein, which yields MAEILIISAEMPYPVRGGDQLRQYNLIKRIAQHHNVYLATFLHGKEEEEIGVQEMRKYCKGVHVVHAPKFRAPVLMRRFISNLARWRPLCESYHFVPVLEAKVRELTSKKDFDIIQAEHVYMSEYAHCTPKNSAHKKVLTLIDIESVRIKRQFFLEPIGQNKIRYLIDWVVMKSFEPRSMRRMDKCIAMSEIEAKIAKKMAPMVDVEVVPNGVDSKLLTPVVPSKEKQLLMIGSLCYPPNIDGAEYFVKKIFPLIRAQDREIKLNIVGRAPTSRVQALACVDGVALFSNVPEVRPFYERSAVSVVPLRSGGGTRLKILESMAFGVPVVSTTIGCEGLDVTNGENILIADTPKTFAENVIRILNDQSLQDKLIQNGRKLVEEKYDWDIIAQRLLNIYDELLE from the coding sequence ATGGCTGAAATCTTGATAATTTCGGCTGAGATGCCTTACCCCGTAAGAGGTGGCGACCAACTCAGACAATATAATCTTATAAAGCGAATAGCACAACACCACAATGTTTATTTAGCTACCTTTCTGCATGGAAAGGAAGAGGAAGAAATTGGCGTTCAAGAGATGCGCAAATACTGCAAAGGCGTCCATGTTGTTCATGCGCCCAAGTTTAGAGCTCCTGTTCTAATGCGGCGCTTTATCAGCAACTTGGCGCGTTGGAGGCCACTTTGCGAATCATACCATTTCGTGCCTGTCCTTGAAGCGAAAGTCCGCGAACTAACGTCCAAAAAAGACTTCGACATCATTCAAGCCGAGCATGTTTATATGTCAGAATATGCGCACTGCACACCCAAAAACTCGGCCCACAAAAAGGTTTTGACATTAATAGACATAGAATCAGTCAGAATAAAGCGCCAATTCTTCCTTGAACCAATAGGTCAAAACAAAATTCGCTATTTAATTGATTGGGTGGTTATGAAATCGTTCGAACCTCGGTCTATGCGTCGCATGGATAAGTGTATTGCCATGTCGGAAATTGAAGCAAAGATTGCTAAAAAAATGGCACCAATGGTAGATGTTGAGGTAGTGCCAAATGGAGTAGATTCAAAACTCTTAACACCTGTAGTCCCTAGTAAGGAAAAACAATTGCTGATGATTGGGAGTCTTTGTTATCCGCCGAACATTGATGGTGCAGAATACTTTGTTAAAAAGATCTTCCCATTAATAAGAGCCCAGGATAGAGAAATCAAGCTCAACATAGTAGGTCGTGCGCCAACATCAAGAGTACAAGCCCTCGCATGTGTGGACGGCGTTGCGTTGTTCAGCAATGTGCCCGAAGTAAGACCTTTCTACGAAAGATCTGCAGTTTCAGTCGTTCCTCTGCGTTCTGGGGGAGGTACAAGACTCAAGATATTAGAATCCATGGCATTTGGTGTGCCGGTAGTATCAACTACGATAGGCTGCGAGGGCTTAGATGTTACTAACGGCGAAAATATATTAATTGCCGACACGCCAAAAACGTTTGCAGAAAATGTTATTCGCATTCTCAATGATCAATCATTGCAAGATAAACTAATTCAAAACGGACGAAAATTAGTAGAGGAAAAGTATGACTGGGATATCATCGCACAACGTCTTCTAAACATATATGATGAGCTATTGGAGTAG
- a CDS encoding methyltransferase domain-containing protein, which produces MEKNSSNSAGYRAKTAYQDEKEVMTYDRARFKSLKGRITDWLEKRAVCRALAVVPPGSRVLDIPCGTGRITALLLQLGYRTVGADISTGMLNLAQKALEKFGNLESLDEADAEKLPYKDEEFDAVTSIRLMNHLPPNIRVNVLKEMARVSRLAVIVSHCNPRSISGIKRRIKYLFKQPHAPWNPAAYEQVKKEAAEAGLYIAAVFPILGPIAETNVYLLRKASCHG; this is translated from the coding sequence ATGGAAAAAAACAGTTCTAATTCGGCTGGATATCGCGCCAAGACCGCCTACCAAGATGAAAAAGAGGTAATGACATATGATAGGGCGCGGTTCAAAAGCCTGAAAGGACGTATAACAGACTGGCTGGAGAAGCGCGCTGTTTGCCGTGCCCTAGCAGTTGTTCCACCGGGAAGTCGAGTGCTCGATATACCCTGCGGCACTGGCCGCATAACTGCTTTGCTTCTTCAACTAGGATACCGCACAGTCGGTGCCGACATTTCGACAGGGATGCTCAATCTGGCACAAAAGGCTCTTGAGAAGTTCGGAAACCTTGAATCACTCGATGAGGCTGATGCGGAGAAACTGCCATATAAAGATGAAGAGTTTGATGCAGTAACCTCGATTCGGCTAATGAACCACCTGCCTCCTAATATTCGAGTCAATGTGCTCAAGGAAATGGCGCGCGTAAGCCGATTAGCAGTAATTGTTTCCCATTGCAATCCAAGGTCAATATCAGGAATAAAAAGGCGGATAAAATACTTGTTCAAACAGCCCCATGCACCGTGGAACCCGGCGGCATACGAGCAGGTAAAGAAGGAAGCAGCTGAAGCTGGGCTATACATAGCGGCTGTGTTTCCGATTCTCGGCCCAATTGCAGAAACAAACGTTTATTTGCTAAGAAAGGCAAGTTGCCATGGCTGA
- a CDS encoding glycosyltransferase family 2 protein, which yields MKAKMTAETLDLSITIVSFNTKDLTRQCLQSIFDGSYGIRFEVWVVDNNSSDGSVDMIRHEFPNVNLIVNNENKGLAAATNQGLAKSTGRYVLALNSDTIVRPGALEIMVRFMDEHPDVGGATPKLVLPDGGEHPQFCGSIPSLKTELVEALAPLFGNAAEALQKDRFGKPIDYNTSQEVQCILWGSSFIVRREVMEKIGLQDPRFFVYAEDIDWAMRIRKAGWKLYYIAEAEVVHYGGQSTKQSSSRMLAQKYRSKCRLIHKHYGFFSALILRLAIALVAGIRLAKWVVIFILRSSERSKAKSRIDQMWLLIRAALEC from the coding sequence ATGAAAGCAAAAATGACTGCGGAGACTCTTGACCTTTCAATAACAATTGTAAGTTTCAACACAAAGGATTTAACTCGGCAGTGTTTGCAGTCAATTTTCGACGGTTCTTATGGCATTCGCTTTGAAGTCTGGGTTGTCGACAACAATTCGTCGGATGGCAGTGTTGATATGATTCGCCATGAGTTCCCCAATGTGAATCTAATCGTCAACAACGAAAACAAAGGACTCGCTGCCGCCACAAATCAAGGCCTAGCGAAAAGCACCGGAAGATATGTGCTTGCTCTCAATAGCGACACAATTGTCCGACCGGGAGCACTAGAAATCATGGTGCGGTTTATGGATGAACATCCGGACGTTGGTGGAGCTACGCCAAAACTAGTCCTACCGGATGGAGGCGAGCATCCCCAATTTTGCGGCAGTATTCCATCGCTTAAGACTGAACTTGTAGAGGCTTTGGCACCTTTGTTCGGCAATGCAGCGGAAGCCTTGCAAAAGGATAGGTTTGGAAAACCCATTGATTATAACACCAGCCAAGAAGTTCAATGCATCTTATGGGGATCTTCTTTTATCGTTAGGCGGGAGGTAATGGAGAAAATAGGCCTCCAAGACCCAAGGTTTTTTGTGTATGCAGAGGATATTGATTGGGCAATGAGGATTCGTAAGGCGGGCTGGAAACTCTACTATATAGCGGAAGCTGAGGTAGTCCACTATGGTGGCCAAAGTACAAAGCAGTCATCATCAAGGATGCTTGCACAAAAATACCGAAGCAAATGCCGGCTAATTCACAAACACTATGGATTTTTTTCAGCTTTGATATTGAGACTTGCTATTGCGTTAGTGGCAGGTATTAGGTTGGCAAAGTGGGTTGTGATTTTTATTCTACGAAGCAGTGAACGCAGTAAGGCAAAATCTAGAATAGACCAGATGTGGCTTCTTATACGTGCCGCTCTTGAGTGTTAA
- a CDS encoding NAD-dependent epimerase/dehydratase family protein, whose amino-acid sequence MKVLVTGGAGFIGRRLVKALLSNSHTVRVLDNLTAQVHGENPDPGRILPEEVEFIYGDVRNADIVRRALEDVEIVFHFAAQTGVGQSMYKIKEYIDCNVGGTAQLLDILAAERGSVRRIVLASSRAVYGEGKSLCPLCGPVYPDLRKEEQLAVGEWEVKCPSCGHTTEPMPTDEDKPLRPGSVYAISKRDQEELCICVGRAYSIPVVALRFFNVYGAGQSLINPYTGIISIFASRIKNGEPPLIYEDGLESRDFVHVDDVVQACMLAMTNENADYQIVNVGSGTALSIIDAARVMIRVMGASLEPQVIGKYRVGDIRHCYADLKKARKLLGYKPKISFEDGITEFLNWAMSEESKDLLAAATSELEQRGLFR is encoded by the coding sequence ATGAAAGTCTTGGTAACCGGAGGAGCGGGCTTTATAGGTAGGCGGTTGGTAAAGGCACTGCTATCCAATTCACATACTGTTCGTGTGCTTGACAACCTGACTGCCCAGGTTCATGGAGAAAATCCAGACCCTGGCCGAATTTTGCCAGAAGAAGTGGAGTTCATCTACGGAGACGTTCGCAATGCTGATATAGTGCGGCGTGCGCTTGAGGACGTAGAAATTGTTTTCCACTTCGCAGCTCAAACAGGCGTGGGGCAATCGATGTATAAAATAAAGGAATATATTGACTGCAATGTTGGCGGCACGGCCCAGTTGCTCGACATATTGGCAGCCGAACGCGGAAGTGTCAGGCGTATTGTTCTTGCCTCCTCAAGAGCTGTTTATGGTGAGGGCAAGAGCCTATGCCCGCTATGTGGGCCAGTTTATCCCGACCTCCGAAAAGAAGAGCAGTTGGCAGTGGGCGAATGGGAAGTTAAATGCCCATCCTGCGGTCATACTACAGAGCCAATGCCAACGGACGAGGATAAGCCGCTTCGCCCAGGTTCAGTTTATGCTATCTCTAAAAGAGACCAAGAGGAACTTTGCATCTGTGTAGGACGTGCTTACAGCATCCCAGTAGTTGCATTGCGTTTTTTTAATGTTTATGGTGCTGGCCAATCACTTATAAACCCATATACTGGGATTATTTCAATATTCGCATCGCGTATTAAAAATGGGGAACCACCTTTAATTTATGAAGATGGCTTGGAAAGCAGAGATTTCGTCCATGTAGACGACGTTGTTCAAGCATGCATGCTAGCGATGACCAACGAAAATGCCGATTATCAAATTGTAAATGTAGGAAGTGGAACGGCGCTTTCCATAATTGACGCTGCACGCGTAATGATTCGTGTAATGGGCGCTTCGTTGGAGCCCCAGGTCATTGGGAAGTACAGAGTTGGTGATATACGCCATTGCTATGCTGATTTGAAAAAGGCCCGAAAGCTATTGGGTTATAAGCCTAAAATTTCTTTTGAGGATGGGATTACAGAATTTCTTAATTGGGCAATGAGCGAGGAATCAAAAGATTTGCTGGCGGCGGCAACTTCGGAGTTAGAACAGCGCGGTCTTTTCAGATAG
- a CDS encoding glycosyltransferase family 4 protein codes for MELLASSQKNRSPVKVALIMGALCHARVSSLYEEFDPNYEIIAVGSKRCDIGESDIKQEHRRILTLRDILRHMPKLRHRIPWETQQYFFGFEKAMSDIGILYPAGSAMKFAYQCIQMKRKTGVKVVVSDFENVPLRFFHHSETRRAERLAVLHEADAIVAVLHQVKTCLLMEGIPEEKIHVIYHGVNTKKFYPAPKNEDMLRILGLSENDIAVLFIGHFGWQKGALTYLYAAKLLEMDSEVRDFPIKLIVVARGGKDFKKRAEYLGIADRVVIHERIPFEKIPQLYQCADIVVVPSIPIFQAYEQTSNVTHEAAACGRPLLLSYTGGLPELMGGDALYFAPADYQGLYKNLKELILDERKREEYGRRARCRATEVLDSAIMREKTARLFDQVLG; via the coding sequence ATGGAATTATTAGCTTCGTCACAAAAGAACCGTTCACCTGTGAAGGTCGCTTTGATTATGGGCGCACTATGCCATGCGCGAGTATCTAGTTTATATGAAGAGTTTGATCCAAATTATGAAATAATTGCAGTTGGTTCCAAAAGATGTGATATTGGAGAAAGCGACATTAAACAAGAGCACAGAAGGATATTGACGCTGAGAGATATTCTTCGCCACATGCCTAAACTGCGGCACAGGATTCCATGGGAAACTCAGCAGTATTTTTTCGGCTTTGAAAAAGCAATGTCCGACATTGGAATTCTTTATCCTGCAGGATCGGCTATGAAGTTCGCATATCAGTGCATTCAAATGAAGCGCAAAACTGGGGTAAAAGTGGTAGTTTCCGACTTTGAAAACGTGCCGCTCAGGTTTTTCCATCACAGCGAAACGCGCAGAGCAGAGCGGCTTGCCGTCCTGCATGAAGCAGATGCAATAGTTGCGGTTTTGCACCAAGTTAAAACTTGTCTTCTAATGGAAGGAATACCAGAAGAAAAGATTCATGTTATTTATCACGGTGTAAATACTAAGAAGTTTTATCCTGCCCCAAAAAACGAAGATATGCTGAGAATTCTCGGCTTATCAGAAAATGACATTGCGGTGCTTTTTATAGGCCACTTTGGTTGGCAGAAGGGAGCTTTGACCTATCTATATGCCGCCAAGCTTTTAGAAATGGATTCAGAAGTTCGCGATTTCCCTATAAAGCTCATTGTAGTAGCGCGTGGAGGAAAGGACTTCAAAAAGCGAGCTGAATACCTGGGAATTGCTGACAGAGTGGTGATTCACGAGCGTATTCCTTTTGAAAAAATACCTCAGTTATATCAGTGCGCTGATATAGTGGTAGTCCCAAGTATTCCAATATTTCAAGCGTATGAACAAACATCAAACGTAACACATGAAGCTGCTGCATGTGGTAGGCCTCTATTGCTCTCATACACAGGAGGCCTTCCAGAGTTAATGGGGGGTGACGCATTGTACTTTGCGCCTGCAGACTATCAAGGGCTATACAAAAACCTAAAAGAACTCATACTTGACGAAAGAAAACGCGAAGAATACGGCAGACGTGCTAGATGCCGAGCAACCGAAGTGCTAGACAGTGCAATAATGCGTGAGAAAACAGCTAGGCTGTTCGATCAAGTACTTGGTTAA
- a CDS encoding flippase, whose product MSNDARSAVKNSFASITAQLANLLVGLASSVYVARMLGKEQFGIYNWALGLCGLVVAVANVGVDNVISRETAKERTRASEYLISGFLIKVFTSTIAYLGIVLYLKLRNYSGLQLAVGYLLCTTVITESFNASCRAVLIGIERQDASAVISVVTNLIRVSLVILLVTLKYDILAVAWVTVGILILALILHLRVISRLAGGTWKPKLATTKYLLATGSTFLITSLFASLFDRADYVILEYYKDIGTVGIYGAAWRMVEIVTMIAYNASIALFPILSRRFQTSKEEHAKALEKATKYMTVFGFPFTVGILLLSNPLMVGLYGKKFAESGTALAILMWSRVFAFPILPGQQSVAARNAQLKLFPPVVVRAILAVGLAVYLIPKYDYKGAAVSKVVAENVHYILCYLIAFSGPERFNPIKLFGKPALATAVMAVAILFLRRFGIFVATGGAVVVYIGAIQLFRVLDSEDVKILRKVAMSFIRPGLSVKGD is encoded by the coding sequence GTGAGTAACGACGCAAGAAGTGCAGTAAAGAACTCCTTTGCAAGCATAACGGCTCAGTTAGCAAATTTGCTGGTAGGCCTTGCCTCAAGCGTATATGTTGCGCGAATGCTTGGCAAGGAACAGTTCGGCATATACAATTGGGCACTTGGGCTCTGCGGACTTGTTGTTGCAGTTGCAAATGTTGGCGTTGACAATGTTATTTCGCGAGAAACGGCCAAAGAGAGGACAAGAGCTTCGGAGTACTTAATAAGCGGTTTCCTTATTAAGGTATTTACTTCCACCATTGCCTATCTGGGCATTGTTTTGTATCTTAAGCTTAGGAATTATTCTGGGCTTCAGCTTGCTGTTGGATACTTGCTATGCACAACGGTAATTACGGAGAGTTTTAATGCAAGCTGTCGGGCGGTTCTTATTGGAATTGAGCGTCAAGATGCTTCGGCAGTTATTTCTGTTGTAACAAACCTCATAAGGGTTAGCTTAGTTATTCTTCTAGTCACCCTAAAATATGACATTCTAGCTGTCGCATGGGTAACAGTAGGAATTTTGATTCTAGCGCTCATACTGCATCTTCGGGTCATATCAAGGCTTGCAGGTGGTACATGGAAGCCGAAGCTAGCTACTACCAAGTATTTATTGGCGACTGGTTCAACCTTTCTTATAACAAGCTTATTTGCTAGTTTGTTTGATAGGGCAGATTATGTAATATTAGAATACTATAAAGATATAGGAACTGTTGGAATATACGGCGCTGCCTGGCGAATGGTCGAAATTGTTACAATGATTGCATATAACGCCAGCATTGCGCTGTTTCCAATTTTATCTAGAAGGTTTCAAACCTCCAAAGAGGAACATGCTAAGGCACTGGAAAAAGCTACAAAGTACATGACGGTCTTTGGGTTTCCGTTTACCGTTGGCATTCTACTTTTAAGTAATCCTCTTATGGTAGGTCTTTATGGTAAAAAGTTCGCCGAATCAGGGACGGCACTTGCCATTCTCATGTGGAGCAGAGTTTTCGCGTTCCCAATTCTTCCAGGTCAGCAATCGGTAGCGGCTCGTAATGCTCAGCTTAAGTTATTCCCCCCTGTTGTAGTGCGAGCAATTTTAGCTGTTGGTCTGGCTGTCTATCTAATCCCCAAATATGATTATAAAGGTGCGGCTGTATCGAAGGTAGTTGCTGAAAATGTACATTACATATTGTGCTATTTAATTGCCTTCAGCGGTCCTGAACGCTTCAACCCGATAAAGCTGTTTGGCAAGCCAGCACTAGCAACAGCAGTGATGGCTGTGGCAATCCTTTTCCTGCGAAGGTTTGGAATATTCGTGGCCACTGGCGGCGCAGTTGTAGTCTACATTGGCGCTATTCAGCTTTTTAGGGTTCTAGATAGCGAGGACGTTAAAATACTACGTAAAGTTGCTATGAGTTTTATCCGCCCAGGTCTAAGTGTCAAAGGAGATTGA
- a CDS encoding O-antigen ligase family protein, whose product MAKRFLAFLKTLYAFLRVVLLPIGYTAKGLYAILRHPVRSAKIAGAAVYFVVRHPITSWRIFYQSLRRIHKRFVRPAAQYIFSIFKLIFPWVLAVASASLLAHSILSLSPTKVVAVFLASCLMGIIWRRIEVGIVLLLIMVATIFYASVFPKVITIGGFGPWGAETLLITLIAVGTVRFLANRNSIFPRSPITLPLVVFYISILVSMANSYFNYLQNPRGWFDFKTVYNTCRPLFFYLFFFVIAFGLQTERELKIVLKSAVVMSVIVSILMVVQAALGTSHRVFFGTEWSPKFVNPLSPEEQEVARSLPPGLSLSQMIFIPVLYLTACQKGKSALIYGIAFLCMLIGLAFSFTRNYWFTAAVCSILLIILAGRGIRGRLIGITAILLVSSILLSFIVGNLMSAAGSEFGSAMVRRFQSLINKEAFESASFENRREEVRRTWPQILRNPIFGVGPGKPFYYDEIRLKSGQKLLVEHSALHNSYLELWLVYGAFGLGSFIWLSIAFFVRAFSAYRRLKNPYYKAWALGLGIAYLGFLIRANIGMHILHEPPQMLSVALSWGIIDVMLKLERAKAEAFALQTAQKLPMPRRPLVNPTIS is encoded by the coding sequence ATGGCTAAACGATTCTTGGCATTTCTAAAAACTTTGTATGCGTTTTTGAGAGTTGTACTTCTGCCGATTGGATATACGGCTAAGGGACTCTATGCGATCCTAAGGCATCCAGTTCGGTCAGCCAAGATTGCAGGCGCCGCTGTATACTTCGTTGTGCGACATCCTATAACGTCGTGGCGAATATTCTACCAATCCCTGCGCAGGATCCATAAGCGATTTGTTAGGCCAGCGGCTCAATACATCTTTTCTATCTTCAAGCTTATCTTCCCGTGGGTTTTGGCTGTTGCCTCCGCGTCTCTATTAGCTCATTCGATACTTTCTCTATCGCCAACAAAAGTTGTGGCAGTTTTTTTAGCCAGTTGTTTGATGGGTATTATTTGGCGGCGGATTGAAGTAGGAATTGTTCTGCTTTTAATAATGGTGGCAACAATTTTCTACGCAAGCGTGTTCCCTAAAGTAATTACTATCGGAGGTTTCGGTCCGTGGGGTGCTGAGACTTTATTGATTACTCTCATTGCTGTGGGCACAGTGCGATTTCTTGCAAATCGCAATTCAATATTTCCGCGAAGTCCCATTACTTTGCCATTGGTAGTGTTTTACATCTCAATACTCGTTTCAATGGCTAATAGCTATTTTAATTATTTGCAGAATCCTAGGGGCTGGTTTGACTTCAAAACAGTGTATAACACATGCCGGCCCCTGTTCTTCTACCTATTCTTTTTCGTAATAGCATTCGGGCTTCAGACTGAACGTGAGCTAAAAATTGTTCTCAAATCAGCAGTCGTAATGAGCGTAATTGTTTCAATACTGATGGTGGTCCAAGCCGCCTTGGGCACCTCGCACCGCGTTTTCTTTGGGACAGAATGGTCGCCAAAATTCGTTAATCCACTCAGTCCTGAGGAACAAGAAGTTGCACGTTCGCTACCACCAGGCCTTTCTTTGTCACAAATGATATTCATTCCAGTGCTTTATCTTACCGCATGCCAGAAGGGGAAATCTGCCTTAATATATGGAATTGCTTTTTTATGCATGCTTATTGGATTGGCATTCAGCTTTACAAGAAATTATTGGTTTACAGCCGCCGTATGTTCAATATTGCTAATTATTCTTGCCGGCCGAGGCATTAGGGGACGCTTGATTGGCATCACTGCGATTTTACTGGTAAGTTCAATTTTACTTAGTTTTATAGTTGGAAACTTGATGTCAGCCGCAGGCAGTGAATTTGGGTCTGCCATGGTGCGCAGATTTCAGTCACTCATAAACAAGGAAGCATTTGAGTCAGCCTCCTTTGAAAACCGCCGCGAGGAAGTACGAAGAACATGGCCGCAGATACTCAGAAACCCAATCTTCGGCGTTGGACCGGGCAAGCCTTTCTATTATGATGAAATCAGGCTTAAGAGCGGTCAAAAACTACTGGTTGAACACTCCGCTCTTCACAATAGCTATCTGGAACTTTGGCTCGTTTACGGTGCTTTTGGACTTGGAAGCTTTATCTGGCTAAGCATAGCCTTTTTCGTTCGCGCTTTTAGTGCCTATAGACGCCTAAAGAATCCGTACTATAAGGCATGGGCGTTGGGACTTGGCATAGCTTATTTAGGATTTCTTATTCGGGCTAACATAGGTATGCATATACTGCACGAGCCGCCACAAATGCTTTCCGTGGCGCTTTCATGGGGTATTATTGATGTCATGTTAAAATTGGAACGTGCTAAAGCTGAAGCTTTTGCTCTTCAAACGGCGCAGAAACTGCCAATGCCACGTCGTCCGCTAGTTAACCCTACAATCTCTTAA
- a CDS encoding EpsI family protein — translation MSKIQSNVIFLVIFFAILLAAARLVKPFAHEGRVVTSFEGIPKTIGSWTGVDRQFDEEVKKQLPGSSLLWRDYTDRDGNIVSIAIVYGTALGIFHQPEMCLQGSGWTILDEGDTKIPVNSGTSITAKYFVMENEYVGKSAGVYWFSTRGMTSTFLGTHKTQLYLYRILRRKIEPSALVRFTSMVQSDDATTLKKVKELAGLLFPYVQEELKK, via the coding sequence TTGTCGAAAATACAGTCAAATGTTATATTCCTAGTTATTTTTTTCGCCATTTTGCTCGCTGCTGCTCGCCTGGTAAAACCTTTTGCTCATGAAGGCAGAGTAGTTACTTCTTTTGAGGGAATACCTAAAACTATAGGCTCTTGGACTGGCGTTGACCGTCAATTTGATGAGGAAGTTAAAAAACAGCTTCCAGGTAGCAGTTTGTTATGGCGGGATTACACTGACAGGGATGGCAACATAGTAAGCATTGCAATCGTCTATGGCACAGCTTTAGGAATCTTTCACCAACCTGAAATGTGCCTGCAGGGTTCGGGATGGACGATATTGGACGAAGGCGACACTAAAATTCCAGTAAATTCTGGCACTTCGATAACGGCAAAGTACTTCGTGATGGAAAATGAGTACGTCGGGAAGTCCGCTGGAGTATATTGGTTCAGCACAAGAGGAATGACTTCTACATTCCTAGGCACTCACAAAACACAATTATATCTTTATCGTATATTAAGACGTAAAATTGAACCTTCTGCACTAGTAAGATTCACATCGATGGTTCAGTCTGACGACGCAACAACCCTGAAAAAAGTGAAGGAATTGGCAGGATTGCTTTTTCCGTATGTGCAGGAGGAGCTGAAAAAATAA